The genomic DNA GCCTACTGTGCTGGAATTGCTGCGGATAGATACCAAAGGGCTCGGGCTTGAAGGGAAAAGCCTGGTTAAAACATTTTTGCCGGGCAGCGCCATCGACGAAGAAATAAATGAATATGTTTATGCGGGATGCCTGAGCGGCGAAAGCGAGGACAACGGCCTGACCGATACCCAGGCGATGATCCGCAGCCGCTCATGGAAACTTATTACACATACATGGGGATTCCCGGCGGATCATAAAAATATCAAAAGCGTGCAGATGCATAACGGCGCGATCATAACCGCTCCTTTCAGGAACAGGATCGAACTGTATGACCTTAGAAAAGACCCCCGGGAAATAAACAACCTGGCCGGCCGGGGATACGCCGATATCGAAAACATGTTATTGTCAAAACTGCTGGAATTATTTTAACAATGAGAATAAAGCTTATATTCTTTTGTGCCCTTACTATCGCCGGACCGTTTATCGCCTCGCGGGCTTACCCTGCCGGCCCGAAATATAACATAGTTATTATCGTCGTCAACGCGCTAAGGACCGATTATATGGGCTGTTACGGGTCCCGGCAGGGGAATACCCCGAATATTGATTCCCTTGCCGCTGAAGGCGCGTTATTCGATAACGCAATAAGCCAGTCATATTGGACGCTGCCCAGCATGGTATCTTTGCTTACATCTAAATATGTTTCGGCGCACGGAGTAAACTCGCGCAATAACCGCATAGCAACTAATGAGCGGACGCTTACCGAGGTGTTGAAAAAAAACGGCTTTGATACCGCGGCATTCACCTGCGGCCTGGATACGGTCGATAAATACGGCTTGGAAAAAGGGTTTGATCGTTATTTTTACTATCAGGGCCCACGACCCGTGGGTTCTTTGGGCGATATCCTGCCTGAAATAAAAAAATGGCTGGCGCTGCCGAGGAACGAATATTTCTTCGCGCTTATCCACAGCTATGACCTGCATCCGCCGTACGACAAGGAACTATTGAACGCACAGCTGAACAACGCTTACAGCGGCATATTAGCCGGCTCCGCGCTGGATTACGGCCTTCTGCGGAGGATAAAAGGCGGCTGCCTTGATATGGACGGTATAAAATCGCCGTTGGGCCCGGCTGATCTTGAGTATATAAAAGCCCTTTATTCCTCCGGCATCCGGCGGGCGGACGCGTACGTCGGAGAATTGATCTCCGGCATAAAAAATGCAGGGCTTTATGATGAAACGATTATTATCCTCTGCGCCGACCATGGGGAGGAATTGGGGGAAAGAGGGACATTCGACCGTTTTGGCAATCAAAATCTATATCAGGAAGTGGTCCATGTGCCTTTGATCATTCGTTTACCCTCGACAAAATTTCGGGGCATCCGGATCCGATCTCTGGTCGGGTTGATCGACCTGATGCCCACAATCCTGGACCTGCAGAATATAGGCAATACCGCTGCGATAGACGGATTAAGCATCGCGCCGCTTTTAAAAGACCCGCGAGCCCGGTCAACACGTAAATTCCTGTTAGCCGAAGGGCAAAAACACAAATGGGCCCTGTTGCGGCCGAATGGCTGGAAATTGATATTTAACAAAGGCGAAAACCGCTTATACAACTTAAATACCGATCCGCGCGAGCTTCGCGACCTTAACCAAAGCAAAAAACACCTTACGTTTTTAATGCTCCGGGATTTCCTGGATTGGCGCCAACTTTTTAAAA from Candidatus Omnitrophota bacterium includes the following:
- a CDS encoding sulfatase, with product MRIKLIFFCALTIAGPFIASRAYPAGPKYNIVIIVVNALRTDYMGCYGSRQGNTPNIDSLAAEGALFDNAISQSYWTLPSMVSLLTSKYVSAHGVNSRNNRIATNERTLTEVLKKNGFDTAAFTCGLDTVDKYGLEKGFDRYFYYQGPRPVGSLGDILPEIKKWLALPRNEYFFALIHSYDLHPPYDKELLNAQLNNAYSGILAGSALDYGLLRRIKGGCLDMDGIKSPLGPADLEYIKALYSSGIRRADAYVGELISGIKNAGLYDETIIILCADHGEELGERGTFDRFGNQNLYQEVVHVPLIIRLPSTKFRGIRIRSLVGLIDLMPTILDLQNIGNTAAIDGLSIAPLLKDPRARSTRKFLLAEGQKHKWALLRPNGWKLIFNKGENRLYNLNTDPRELRDLNQSKKHLTFLMLRDFLDWRQLFKKHSTNGNQVILDPEMIKNLKKAGYW